A genome region from Solanum pennellii chromosome 12, SPENNV200 includes the following:
- the LOC107005291 gene encoding kinesin-like protein KIN-14Q isoform X3 has translation MDVGDWHDPLLITDASSQQQQQLSLSFNKYYPFSLSCDLGNTVMEDSDCCTPIKIEGRDVLGFSLTSPDLVICTGSPDIPARSYGDSPEFLKGCSISLENGIKGSEEVQAATKLFTDWQGSKDEDSCAPADFELPSPPGVEENSSELSVPIVSINVGSTDCISSESGIQFSEDKYFCGGNVLSTDTRIEESICASVYQTARVGNFSYHFNNISAGFYLVDLHFVEIVLTDGSTGDRVFDVYIQQHKAISSLDILARVGANKPLLISDLEAHVDGEEGISIRFEGVIGMPIVCGISIRKHSSRCTGECELFEFSENSPQRNSVEVNGDIKAAGKLQLANVSREKELEEVKRQVEELKRENELKCKECAEACRSLKELQNELMRKSMHVGSLAFAIEGQVKEKSKWFSSLRDLTRNLKILKMDQIKASEEASTYKQQFLADFADMSSTIQSKLKEQVELHEDLKIKFIKGVKEQKELYNKVLDLKGNIRVFCRCRPLNTEETAAGASMTVDFEAAKDGELTVKSNGTSKKTFKFDAIFSPQANQAEVFEDTAPLATSVLDGYNACIFAYGQTGTGKTFTMEGTEESRGVNYRTLEELFRIIEERKNAVRYEISVSVLEVYNEQIRDLLVSGSQQGVKRLEIKQDGEGMHHVPGLVEAHVNNMNEVWEALRTGSNARAVGSTNANEHSSRSHCIHCVMVKGENLLNGESTRSKLWLIDLAGSERIAKTEVQGERLKETQNINRSLSALGDVISSLATKSAHIPFRNSKLTHLLQDSLGGDSKTLMFVQISPNENDLSETLCSLNFASRVRGIELGPAKKQVDSVELLKYKQMVEKGKQDMKNKDFQMKKMEDTVHGLDIKLKEKDMKNKSLQDKIKELEAQLLVERKLARQHVDSKIAEQFQQQHHIRQQNEEEDAAPTRLPLASKISALKTYDENKFPLNITRPLTENNSYKLSVPSANVDCALKHNDLTEKENKENNPDIDEQPVVLKRSGRASMCPIAHRILPTPAPRRNSLIPIRTLSAVPKLPPPLFPLRSIQSEEMEDADGVDSKCLPEPTPQDSPKELKTASKKLNSVLRRSLQKKMQFKSPMQQNIRRVGVNVGMEKVRISIGSRGRMAQRVMLGNARRVPKENQQKQRWNIGTANKAVL, from the exons ATGGATGTTGGTGACTGGCATGATCCACTTCTTATTACTGACGCTTCttcccaacaacaacaacaactatcGCTTAGCTTTAACAAATACT ACCCCTTTTCGTTGTCGTGTGATTTAGGAAATACAGTGATGGAAGATTCTGATTGTTGTACCCCAATCAAGATTGAAG GTAGAGATGTGTTGGGGTTTTCATTAACATCTCCTGATTTGGTGATTTGTACTGGATCACCGGATATTCCTGCTCGAAGCTATGGAGATTCACCTGAGTTTTTGAAGGGTTGCTCCATTTCTCTAGAAAATGGAATTAAGGGTTCTGAAGAGGTTCAAGCTGCTACAAAGTTGTTCACAGATTGGCAGGGATCAAAGGATGAAGATTCGTGTGCGCCAGCTGATTTTGAGCTTCCTTCTCCACCAGGGGTTGAAGAGAATTCATCTGAACTTTCAGTGCCTATAGTTAGCATTAATGTTGGATCAACAGATTGCATCAGTTCTGAGAGTGGCATTCAGTTTTCGGAGGATAAATATTTCTGTGGAGGCAATGTTCTGAGTACTGACACTAGAATTGAGGAGAGTATATGTGCTAGTGTATATCAGACTGCACGTGTTGGGAATTTTTCATACCACTTTAACAATATAAGTGCTGGATTTTATCTAGTTGATCTGCATTTTGTGGAGATAGTCTTGACTGATGGTTCTACTGGAGATAGAGTCTTTGATGTTTACATTCAACAGCACAAG GCTATTTCGTCATTAGATATCCTTGCTCGTGTGGGAGCAAATAAACCCCTGCTGATATCTGACCTTGAAGCTCATGTTGATGGTGAAGAAGGGATTTCCATAAGATTTGAAGGGGTAATAGGAATGCCAATTGTTTGTGGCATTTCTATAAGGAAACATTCTTCGAGAT GTACTGGAGAGTGtgaattatttgaattttctgAAAATTCTCCACAAAGAAACTCAGTAGAG GTAAATGGTGATATTAAGGCAGCTGGAAAGCTTCAATTAGCAAATGTATCTCGGGAAAAGGAACTGGAAGAAGTAAAGAGGCAGGTGGAGGAACTTAAAAGGGAGAATGAACTGAAATGCAAAGAATGTGCTGAAGCTTGTAGGTCCTTAAAGGAGCTTCAGAATGAGCTCATGCGCAAATCAATGCACGTTGGATCACTCG CTTTTGCAATTGAGGGCCAAGTGAAAGAAAAGAGCAAGTGGTTTTCATCCTTGAGAGATCTGACAAGGAATTTGAAG ATTTTGAAAATGGATCAGATTAAAGCATCCGAGGAAGCTTCAACATATAAGCAGCAATTCCTAGCAGATTTTGCAGATATGAGCTCTACCATTCAGTCCAAAT TAAAGGAACAAGTTGAATTGCACGAAGATctcaagatcaagttcatcaagGGTGTTAAGGAACAGAAGGAACTTTATAACAAAGTTTTGGATTTAAAAG GGAACATTAGGGTCTTTTGCCGGTGTAGGCCTTTGAACACCGAAGAGACAGCTGCAGGAGCTTCAATGACAGTTGACTTTGAAGCTGCAAAGGATGGGGAACTCACTGTGAAGTCCAACGGCACGTCTAAAAAGACCTTCAAATTTGATGCTATTTTTAGCCCCCAAGCCAACCAAG CTGAAGTATTTGAAGACACTGCTCCCCTGGCAACCTCAGTTCTAGATGGGTACAATGCTTGCATATTTGCCTATGGCCAGACAGGTACTGGCAAGACATTTACAATGGAAGGCACAGAAGAATCTCGTGGGGTCAATTACCGAACTCTTGAGGAGCTATTCCGCATTATTGAGGAGCGAAAGAATGCAGTTCGTTATGAAATATCAGTGAGCGTCTTGGAAGTATACAATGAGCAGATTCGGGATTTGCTTGTTTCAGGATCTCAACAAGGCGTGAAAAG GCTTGAAATCAAGCAAGATGGAGAAGGAATGCATCATGTTCCTGGACTAGTTGAGGCCCACGTGAATAATATGAATGAAGTTTGGGAAGCTTTACGAACTGGTAGCAATGCGAGGGCAGTTGGATCAACCAATGCAAATGAGCACAGCAGCCGATCACATTG CATACATTGTGTAATGGTTAAGGGAGAGAATTTGCTAAACGGGGAATCCACAAGAAGCAAACTATGGCTAATTGATCTAGCAGGAAGTGAGAGGATAGCTAAGACAGAAGTACAGGGTGAAAGGCTAAAAGAAACCCAAAATATAAACAGATCTCTTTCTGCCCTTGGAGATGTGATATCTTCACTTGCAACAAAAAGCGCCCATATTCCATTCCG GAATTCGAAACTTACTCATTTGCTCCAAGACTCACTAG GAGGAGATTCAAAAACATTGATGTTTGTACAGATCAGTCCTAATGAGAATGACTTGAGTGAGACTCTTTGCTCATTAAATTTTGCAAGTCGAGTTCGAGGTATAGAGCTAGGTCCAGCAAAAAAGCAAGTGGACAGTGTGGAGCTTCTGAAATACAAACAGATG GTCGAAAAGGGCAAACAAGATATGAAGAACAAAGATTTTCAGATGAAAAAGATGGAGGATACAGTTCATGGTTTGGATATTAAGTTAAAGGAAAAGGATATGAAAAACAAAAGCCTTCAGGACAAG ATTAAAGAACTAGAAGCACAACTTCTTGTAGAGAGAAAACTTGCTCGACAGCACGTTGACTCTAAAATTGCTGAACAGTTTCAGCAACAGCATCATATCAGACAACAGAATGAGGAGGAAGATGCAGCACCTACGAGGCTACCACTTGCCAGCAAAATTTCTGCTCTGAAGACttatgatgaaaataagttCCCACTTAATATAACTCGACCACTAACTGAGAACAATTCCTACAAACTCTCGGTGCCTTCTGCTAATGTAGATTGTGCTTTGAAGCACAATGACCTgacagaaaaagaaaacaaggaAAACAATCCAGATATTGATGAACAACCAGTCGTTCTAAAGAG GTCGGGGAGAGCTTCTATGTGTCCCATTGCACACAGGATTCTTCCTACACCTGCTCCACGCCGTAACTCTCTAATTCCCATACGCACTCTATCAGCTGTACCTAAGTTGCCTCCTCCACTTTTTCCATTGAGATCAATTCAATCAGAGGAGATGGAAGATGCTGACGGAGTTGATTCAAAATGCTTACCTGAACCAACTCCACAGGATAGTCCTAAAGAGCTTAAGACAGCCAGTAAGAAGCTCAACAGTGTCTTGCGACGAAGTCTTCAGAAGAAAATGCAGTTCAAGTCACCTATGCAACAGAACATCAGAAGAGTTGGCGTCAACGTGGGAATGGAGAAAGTTAGGATCTCTATAGGTAGTAGGGGAAGAATGGCTCAAAGAGTGATGCTTGGTAATGCTAGAAGAGTTCCAAAAGAAAATCAGCAGAAGCAAAGATGGAATATTGGAACAGCCAACAAAGCTGTTCTATGA
- the LOC107005291 gene encoding kinesin-like protein KIN-14Q isoform X2, with product MDVGDWHDPLLITDASSQQQQQLSLSFNKYYPFSLSCDLGNTVMEDSDCCTPIKIEGCIAGNFKDPVAESVINGRDVLGFSLTSPDLVICTGSPDIPARSYGDSPEFLKGCSISLENGIKGSEEVQAATKLFTDWQGSKDEDSCAPADFELPSPPGVEENSSELSVPIVSINVGSTDCISSESGIQFSEDKYFCGGNVLSTDTRIEESICASVYQTARVGNFSYHFNNISAGFYLVDLHFVEIVLTDGSTGDRVFDVYIQQHKAISSLDILARVGANKPLLISDLEAHVDGEEGISIRFEGVIGMPIVCGISIRKHSSRCTGECELFEFSENSPQRNSVEVNGDIKAAGKLQLANVSREKELEEVKRQVEELKRENELKCKECAEACRSLKELQNELMRKSMHVGSLAFAIEGQVKEKSKWFSSLRDLTRNLKILKMDQIKASEEASTYKQQFLADFADMSSTIQSKLKEQVELHEDLKIKFIKGVKEQKELYNKVLDLKGNIRVFCRCRPLNTEETAAGASMTVDFEAAKDGELTVKSNGTSKKTFKFDAIFSPQANQAEVFEDTAPLATSVLDGYNACIFAYGQTGTGKTFTMEGTEESRGVNYRTLEELFRIIEERKNAVRYEISVSVLEVYNEQIRDLLVSGSQQGVKRLEIKQDGEGMHHVPGLVEAHVNNMNEVWEALRTGSNARAVGSTNANEHSSRSHCIHCVMVKGENLLNGESTRSKLWLIDLAGSERIAKTEVQGERLKETQNINRSLSALGDVISSLATKSAHIPFRNSKLTHLLQDSLGGDSKTLMFVQISPNENDLSETLCSLNFASRVRGIELGPAKKQVDSVELLKYKQMVEKGKQDMKNKDFQMKKMEDTVHGLDIKLKEKDMKNKSLQDKIKELEAQLLVERKLARQHVDSKIAEQFQQQHHIRQQNEEEDAAPTRLPLASKISALKTYDENKFPLNITRPLTENNSYKLSVPSANVDCALKHNDLTEKENKENNPDIDEQPVVLKRSGRASMCPIAHRILPTPAPRRNSLIPIRTLSAVPKLPPPLFPLRSIQSEEMEDADGVDSKCLPEPTPQDSPKELKTASKKLNSVLRRSLQKKMQFKSPMQQNIRRVGVNVGMEKVRISIGSRGRMAQRVMLGNARRVPKENQQKQRWNIGTANKAVL from the exons ATGGATGTTGGTGACTGGCATGATCCACTTCTTATTACTGACGCTTCttcccaacaacaacaacaactatcGCTTAGCTTTAACAAATACT ACCCCTTTTCGTTGTCGTGTGATTTAGGAAATACAGTGATGGAAGATTCTGATTGTTGTACCCCAATCAAGATTGAAG GGTGTATTGCTGGAAATTTCAAGGACCCAGTTGCAGAAAGTGTGATTAATG GTAGAGATGTGTTGGGGTTTTCATTAACATCTCCTGATTTGGTGATTTGTACTGGATCACCGGATATTCCTGCTCGAAGCTATGGAGATTCACCTGAGTTTTTGAAGGGTTGCTCCATTTCTCTAGAAAATGGAATTAAGGGTTCTGAAGAGGTTCAAGCTGCTACAAAGTTGTTCACAGATTGGCAGGGATCAAAGGATGAAGATTCGTGTGCGCCAGCTGATTTTGAGCTTCCTTCTCCACCAGGGGTTGAAGAGAATTCATCTGAACTTTCAGTGCCTATAGTTAGCATTAATGTTGGATCAACAGATTGCATCAGTTCTGAGAGTGGCATTCAGTTTTCGGAGGATAAATATTTCTGTGGAGGCAATGTTCTGAGTACTGACACTAGAATTGAGGAGAGTATATGTGCTAGTGTATATCAGACTGCACGTGTTGGGAATTTTTCATACCACTTTAACAATATAAGTGCTGGATTTTATCTAGTTGATCTGCATTTTGTGGAGATAGTCTTGACTGATGGTTCTACTGGAGATAGAGTCTTTGATGTTTACATTCAACAGCACAAG GCTATTTCGTCATTAGATATCCTTGCTCGTGTGGGAGCAAATAAACCCCTGCTGATATCTGACCTTGAAGCTCATGTTGATGGTGAAGAAGGGATTTCCATAAGATTTGAAGGGGTAATAGGAATGCCAATTGTTTGTGGCATTTCTATAAGGAAACATTCTTCGAGAT GTACTGGAGAGTGtgaattatttgaattttctgAAAATTCTCCACAAAGAAACTCAGTAGAG GTAAATGGTGATATTAAGGCAGCTGGAAAGCTTCAATTAGCAAATGTATCTCGGGAAAAGGAACTGGAAGAAGTAAAGAGGCAGGTGGAGGAACTTAAAAGGGAGAATGAACTGAAATGCAAAGAATGTGCTGAAGCTTGTAGGTCCTTAAAGGAGCTTCAGAATGAGCTCATGCGCAAATCAATGCACGTTGGATCACTCG CTTTTGCAATTGAGGGCCAAGTGAAAGAAAAGAGCAAGTGGTTTTCATCCTTGAGAGATCTGACAAGGAATTTGAAG ATTTTGAAAATGGATCAGATTAAAGCATCCGAGGAAGCTTCAACATATAAGCAGCAATTCCTAGCAGATTTTGCAGATATGAGCTCTACCATTCAGTCCAAAT TAAAGGAACAAGTTGAATTGCACGAAGATctcaagatcaagttcatcaagGGTGTTAAGGAACAGAAGGAACTTTATAACAAAGTTTTGGATTTAAAAG GGAACATTAGGGTCTTTTGCCGGTGTAGGCCTTTGAACACCGAAGAGACAGCTGCAGGAGCTTCAATGACAGTTGACTTTGAAGCTGCAAAGGATGGGGAACTCACTGTGAAGTCCAACGGCACGTCTAAAAAGACCTTCAAATTTGATGCTATTTTTAGCCCCCAAGCCAACCAAG CTGAAGTATTTGAAGACACTGCTCCCCTGGCAACCTCAGTTCTAGATGGGTACAATGCTTGCATATTTGCCTATGGCCAGACAGGTACTGGCAAGACATTTACAATGGAAGGCACAGAAGAATCTCGTGGGGTCAATTACCGAACTCTTGAGGAGCTATTCCGCATTATTGAGGAGCGAAAGAATGCAGTTCGTTATGAAATATCAGTGAGCGTCTTGGAAGTATACAATGAGCAGATTCGGGATTTGCTTGTTTCAGGATCTCAACAAGGCGTGAAAAG GCTTGAAATCAAGCAAGATGGAGAAGGAATGCATCATGTTCCTGGACTAGTTGAGGCCCACGTGAATAATATGAATGAAGTTTGGGAAGCTTTACGAACTGGTAGCAATGCGAGGGCAGTTGGATCAACCAATGCAAATGAGCACAGCAGCCGATCACATTG CATACATTGTGTAATGGTTAAGGGAGAGAATTTGCTAAACGGGGAATCCACAAGAAGCAAACTATGGCTAATTGATCTAGCAGGAAGTGAGAGGATAGCTAAGACAGAAGTACAGGGTGAAAGGCTAAAAGAAACCCAAAATATAAACAGATCTCTTTCTGCCCTTGGAGATGTGATATCTTCACTTGCAACAAAAAGCGCCCATATTCCATTCCG GAATTCGAAACTTACTCATTTGCTCCAAGACTCACTAG GAGGAGATTCAAAAACATTGATGTTTGTACAGATCAGTCCTAATGAGAATGACTTGAGTGAGACTCTTTGCTCATTAAATTTTGCAAGTCGAGTTCGAGGTATAGAGCTAGGTCCAGCAAAAAAGCAAGTGGACAGTGTGGAGCTTCTGAAATACAAACAGATG GTCGAAAAGGGCAAACAAGATATGAAGAACAAAGATTTTCAGATGAAAAAGATGGAGGATACAGTTCATGGTTTGGATATTAAGTTAAAGGAAAAGGATATGAAAAACAAAAGCCTTCAGGACAAG ATTAAAGAACTAGAAGCACAACTTCTTGTAGAGAGAAAACTTGCTCGACAGCACGTTGACTCTAAAATTGCTGAACAGTTTCAGCAACAGCATCATATCAGACAACAGAATGAGGAGGAAGATGCAGCACCTACGAGGCTACCACTTGCCAGCAAAATTTCTGCTCTGAAGACttatgatgaaaataagttCCCACTTAATATAACTCGACCACTAACTGAGAACAATTCCTACAAACTCTCGGTGCCTTCTGCTAATGTAGATTGTGCTTTGAAGCACAATGACCTgacagaaaaagaaaacaaggaAAACAATCCAGATATTGATGAACAACCAGTCGTTCTAAAGAG GTCGGGGAGAGCTTCTATGTGTCCCATTGCACACAGGATTCTTCCTACACCTGCTCCACGCCGTAACTCTCTAATTCCCATACGCACTCTATCAGCTGTACCTAAGTTGCCTCCTCCACTTTTTCCATTGAGATCAATTCAATCAGAGGAGATGGAAGATGCTGACGGAGTTGATTCAAAATGCTTACCTGAACCAACTCCACAGGATAGTCCTAAAGAGCTTAAGACAGCCAGTAAGAAGCTCAACAGTGTCTTGCGACGAAGTCTTCAGAAGAAAATGCAGTTCAAGTCACCTATGCAACAGAACATCAGAAGAGTTGGCGTCAACGTGGGAATGGAGAAAGTTAGGATCTCTATAGGTAGTAGGGGAAGAATGGCTCAAAGAGTGATGCTTGGTAATGCTAGAAGAGTTCCAAAAGAAAATCAGCAGAAGCAAAGATGGAATATTGGAACAGCCAACAAAGCTGTTCTATGA
- the LOC107005291 gene encoding kinesin-like protein KIN-14Q isoform X1, with protein MDVGDWHDPLLITDASSQQQQQLSLSFNKYYPFSLSCDLGNTVMEDSDCCTPIKIEEGCIAGNFKDPVAESVINGRDVLGFSLTSPDLVICTGSPDIPARSYGDSPEFLKGCSISLENGIKGSEEVQAATKLFTDWQGSKDEDSCAPADFELPSPPGVEENSSELSVPIVSINVGSTDCISSESGIQFSEDKYFCGGNVLSTDTRIEESICASVYQTARVGNFSYHFNNISAGFYLVDLHFVEIVLTDGSTGDRVFDVYIQQHKAISSLDILARVGANKPLLISDLEAHVDGEEGISIRFEGVIGMPIVCGISIRKHSSRCTGECELFEFSENSPQRNSVEVNGDIKAAGKLQLANVSREKELEEVKRQVEELKRENELKCKECAEACRSLKELQNELMRKSMHVGSLAFAIEGQVKEKSKWFSSLRDLTRNLKILKMDQIKASEEASTYKQQFLADFADMSSTIQSKLKEQVELHEDLKIKFIKGVKEQKELYNKVLDLKGNIRVFCRCRPLNTEETAAGASMTVDFEAAKDGELTVKSNGTSKKTFKFDAIFSPQANQAEVFEDTAPLATSVLDGYNACIFAYGQTGTGKTFTMEGTEESRGVNYRTLEELFRIIEERKNAVRYEISVSVLEVYNEQIRDLLVSGSQQGVKRLEIKQDGEGMHHVPGLVEAHVNNMNEVWEALRTGSNARAVGSTNANEHSSRSHCIHCVMVKGENLLNGESTRSKLWLIDLAGSERIAKTEVQGERLKETQNINRSLSALGDVISSLATKSAHIPFRNSKLTHLLQDSLGGDSKTLMFVQISPNENDLSETLCSLNFASRVRGIELGPAKKQVDSVELLKYKQMVEKGKQDMKNKDFQMKKMEDTVHGLDIKLKEKDMKNKSLQDKIKELEAQLLVERKLARQHVDSKIAEQFQQQHHIRQQNEEEDAAPTRLPLASKISALKTYDENKFPLNITRPLTENNSYKLSVPSANVDCALKHNDLTEKENKENNPDIDEQPVVLKRSGRASMCPIAHRILPTPAPRRNSLIPIRTLSAVPKLPPPLFPLRSIQSEEMEDADGVDSKCLPEPTPQDSPKELKTASKKLNSVLRRSLQKKMQFKSPMQQNIRRVGVNVGMEKVRISIGSRGRMAQRVMLGNARRVPKENQQKQRWNIGTANKAVL; from the exons ATGGATGTTGGTGACTGGCATGATCCACTTCTTATTACTGACGCTTCttcccaacaacaacaacaactatcGCTTAGCTTTAACAAATACT ACCCCTTTTCGTTGTCGTGTGATTTAGGAAATACAGTGATGGAAGATTCTGATTGTTGTACCCCAATCAAGATTGAAG AAGGGTGTATTGCTGGAAATTTCAAGGACCCAGTTGCAGAAAGTGTGATTAATG GTAGAGATGTGTTGGGGTTTTCATTAACATCTCCTGATTTGGTGATTTGTACTGGATCACCGGATATTCCTGCTCGAAGCTATGGAGATTCACCTGAGTTTTTGAAGGGTTGCTCCATTTCTCTAGAAAATGGAATTAAGGGTTCTGAAGAGGTTCAAGCTGCTACAAAGTTGTTCACAGATTGGCAGGGATCAAAGGATGAAGATTCGTGTGCGCCAGCTGATTTTGAGCTTCCTTCTCCACCAGGGGTTGAAGAGAATTCATCTGAACTTTCAGTGCCTATAGTTAGCATTAATGTTGGATCAACAGATTGCATCAGTTCTGAGAGTGGCATTCAGTTTTCGGAGGATAAATATTTCTGTGGAGGCAATGTTCTGAGTACTGACACTAGAATTGAGGAGAGTATATGTGCTAGTGTATATCAGACTGCACGTGTTGGGAATTTTTCATACCACTTTAACAATATAAGTGCTGGATTTTATCTAGTTGATCTGCATTTTGTGGAGATAGTCTTGACTGATGGTTCTACTGGAGATAGAGTCTTTGATGTTTACATTCAACAGCACAAG GCTATTTCGTCATTAGATATCCTTGCTCGTGTGGGAGCAAATAAACCCCTGCTGATATCTGACCTTGAAGCTCATGTTGATGGTGAAGAAGGGATTTCCATAAGATTTGAAGGGGTAATAGGAATGCCAATTGTTTGTGGCATTTCTATAAGGAAACATTCTTCGAGAT GTACTGGAGAGTGtgaattatttgaattttctgAAAATTCTCCACAAAGAAACTCAGTAGAG GTAAATGGTGATATTAAGGCAGCTGGAAAGCTTCAATTAGCAAATGTATCTCGGGAAAAGGAACTGGAAGAAGTAAAGAGGCAGGTGGAGGAACTTAAAAGGGAGAATGAACTGAAATGCAAAGAATGTGCTGAAGCTTGTAGGTCCTTAAAGGAGCTTCAGAATGAGCTCATGCGCAAATCAATGCACGTTGGATCACTCG CTTTTGCAATTGAGGGCCAAGTGAAAGAAAAGAGCAAGTGGTTTTCATCCTTGAGAGATCTGACAAGGAATTTGAAG ATTTTGAAAATGGATCAGATTAAAGCATCCGAGGAAGCTTCAACATATAAGCAGCAATTCCTAGCAGATTTTGCAGATATGAGCTCTACCATTCAGTCCAAAT TAAAGGAACAAGTTGAATTGCACGAAGATctcaagatcaagttcatcaagGGTGTTAAGGAACAGAAGGAACTTTATAACAAAGTTTTGGATTTAAAAG GGAACATTAGGGTCTTTTGCCGGTGTAGGCCTTTGAACACCGAAGAGACAGCTGCAGGAGCTTCAATGACAGTTGACTTTGAAGCTGCAAAGGATGGGGAACTCACTGTGAAGTCCAACGGCACGTCTAAAAAGACCTTCAAATTTGATGCTATTTTTAGCCCCCAAGCCAACCAAG CTGAAGTATTTGAAGACACTGCTCCCCTGGCAACCTCAGTTCTAGATGGGTACAATGCTTGCATATTTGCCTATGGCCAGACAGGTACTGGCAAGACATTTACAATGGAAGGCACAGAAGAATCTCGTGGGGTCAATTACCGAACTCTTGAGGAGCTATTCCGCATTATTGAGGAGCGAAAGAATGCAGTTCGTTATGAAATATCAGTGAGCGTCTTGGAAGTATACAATGAGCAGATTCGGGATTTGCTTGTTTCAGGATCTCAACAAGGCGTGAAAAG GCTTGAAATCAAGCAAGATGGAGAAGGAATGCATCATGTTCCTGGACTAGTTGAGGCCCACGTGAATAATATGAATGAAGTTTGGGAAGCTTTACGAACTGGTAGCAATGCGAGGGCAGTTGGATCAACCAATGCAAATGAGCACAGCAGCCGATCACATTG CATACATTGTGTAATGGTTAAGGGAGAGAATTTGCTAAACGGGGAATCCACAAGAAGCAAACTATGGCTAATTGATCTAGCAGGAAGTGAGAGGATAGCTAAGACAGAAGTACAGGGTGAAAGGCTAAAAGAAACCCAAAATATAAACAGATCTCTTTCTGCCCTTGGAGATGTGATATCTTCACTTGCAACAAAAAGCGCCCATATTCCATTCCG GAATTCGAAACTTACTCATTTGCTCCAAGACTCACTAG GAGGAGATTCAAAAACATTGATGTTTGTACAGATCAGTCCTAATGAGAATGACTTGAGTGAGACTCTTTGCTCATTAAATTTTGCAAGTCGAGTTCGAGGTATAGAGCTAGGTCCAGCAAAAAAGCAAGTGGACAGTGTGGAGCTTCTGAAATACAAACAGATG GTCGAAAAGGGCAAACAAGATATGAAGAACAAAGATTTTCAGATGAAAAAGATGGAGGATACAGTTCATGGTTTGGATATTAAGTTAAAGGAAAAGGATATGAAAAACAAAAGCCTTCAGGACAAG ATTAAAGAACTAGAAGCACAACTTCTTGTAGAGAGAAAACTTGCTCGACAGCACGTTGACTCTAAAATTGCTGAACAGTTTCAGCAACAGCATCATATCAGACAACAGAATGAGGAGGAAGATGCAGCACCTACGAGGCTACCACTTGCCAGCAAAATTTCTGCTCTGAAGACttatgatgaaaataagttCCCACTTAATATAACTCGACCACTAACTGAGAACAATTCCTACAAACTCTCGGTGCCTTCTGCTAATGTAGATTGTGCTTTGAAGCACAATGACCTgacagaaaaagaaaacaaggaAAACAATCCAGATATTGATGAACAACCAGTCGTTCTAAAGAG GTCGGGGAGAGCTTCTATGTGTCCCATTGCACACAGGATTCTTCCTACACCTGCTCCACGCCGTAACTCTCTAATTCCCATACGCACTCTATCAGCTGTACCTAAGTTGCCTCCTCCACTTTTTCCATTGAGATCAATTCAATCAGAGGAGATGGAAGATGCTGACGGAGTTGATTCAAAATGCTTACCTGAACCAACTCCACAGGATAGTCCTAAAGAGCTTAAGACAGCCAGTAAGAAGCTCAACAGTGTCTTGCGACGAAGTCTTCAGAAGAAAATGCAGTTCAAGTCACCTATGCAACAGAACATCAGAAGAGTTGGCGTCAACGTGGGAATGGAGAAAGTTAGGATCTCTATAGGTAGTAGGGGAAGAATGGCTCAAAGAGTGATGCTTGGTAATGCTAGAAGAGTTCCAAAAGAAAATCAGCAGAAGCAAAGATGGAATATTGGAACAGCCAACAAAGCTGTTCTATGA
- the LOC107006732 gene encoding probable glutathione S-transferase, which produces MEEEVILLDFWCSMYGMRARIALEEKGVKYEYKEEDLKNKSPLLLQMNPIHKKIPVLIHNGKSICESLVIIQYIDDVWKDIGPLLIPKDPYDKAQAWFWSDYMNNTVHEYARKTWATKGEEQEQAIKDFLGGLKLLEGVLGDKPYFGGENFGFLDVSLIGYYSWFLAYETFGKFNVELECPKLISWVKRCLERDSVTKALPDSKKVCEFVLHLRNKIGLE; this is translated from the exons ATGGAAGAAGAAgtaattttattagatttttggTGTAGTATGTATGGTATGAGGGCAAGAATTGCACTTGAAGAAAAAGGTGTAAAATATGAATACAAAGAAGAAGATTTGAAGAACAAAAGCCCTTTGCTTTTACAAATGAATCCAATTCACAAGAAAATTCCAGTGTTAATTCACAATGGAAAATCAATTTGTGAATCACTTGTTATAATTcaatatattgatgatgtttggAAGGATATTGGTCCTTTGTTAATTCCTAAAGATCCTTATGACAAAGCTCAAGCTTGGTTTTGGTCTGATTATATGAACAATACt gtGCATGAATATGCAAGAAAGACATGGGCAACAAAAGGAGAAGAACAAGAGCAAGCAATCAAAGACTTTTTAGGTGGACTTAAATTGCTAGAAGGAGTACTTGGTGACAAACCATATTTTGGAGGTGAAAATTTTGGGTTTCTTGATGTATCTTTGATTGGTTATTATAGTTGGTTTCTTGCCTATGAAACATTTGGAAAATTTAATGTTGAATTAGAATGTCCCAAATTGATTTCATGGGTGAAAAGGTGTTTGGAAAGAGATAGTGTTACTAAGGCACTTCCTGATTCTAAGAAAGTTTGTGAGTTTGTCCTTCACCTTAGGAACAAGATTGGATTGGAATGA